The Fulvivirga ligni genome window below encodes:
- a CDS encoding chemotaxis protein CheB has product MENFTYVIGIGASAGGLEALKSYFSNLDASSGEAYVIIQHSLRSHKSLLPQILAQVTPVESVVVTENMELVGNKIYICPPSHSVRLKGNKFKLVEREDDDLINKTIDISFTALAGHLQEKMIGIVMSGTGSDGTEGCKCIEKNNGVVLVQDPSTAIFESMPLKSIIYDHPDYVLPPEEMPELVESIVTGNEDRNERRAITLDLST; this is encoded by the coding sequence ATGGAAAATTTCACTTATGTTATCGGGATAGGAGCTTCGGCAGGTGGTCTGGAGGCTCTCAAATCATATTTTTCTAACTTAGATGCATCCAGCGGAGAAGCTTATGTCATAATCCAGCATTCTTTAAGATCGCATAAAAGTTTATTGCCTCAAATTTTGGCACAGGTTACTCCTGTGGAATCTGTAGTTGTTACAGAAAATATGGAATTAGTGGGGAATAAAATCTACATATGTCCGCCATCACATTCGGTGAGACTAAAGGGAAATAAATTTAAATTGGTAGAGCGTGAAGACGATGATTTAATTAATAAAACCATTGATATAAGCTTTACAGCTCTGGCAGGTCATTTACAGGAAAAGATGATTGGTATTGTAATGTCCGGCACCGGTAGTGATGGCACCGAAGGTTGTAAATGCATTGAAAAAAACAACGGAGTGGTTTTGGTACAAGATCCTAGTACTGCCATTTTTGAGAGTATGCCTTTAAAAAGCATTATTTATGATCATCCGGATTATGTTCTGCCGCCAGAAGAAATGCCAGAGCTGGTTGAAAGCATCGTCACTGGCAATGAAGATAGAAATGAAAGAAGAGCTATTACTCTGGATTTGAGCACGTAA
- a CDS encoding alpha/beta fold hydrolase: protein MSVLIGFTKPVVDGFEMAKSRLQLSTGISMAYIDAGNPKGEVILLLHGYTDTSRSFKKVIDQIVDQDTSLRILAPDLRGHGSTSVPENQSYEIGDFRNDILSLLAKLDIDKVHLVGHSMGSIIAQDFALARPDKVEDVILIGTFTCTDKNPVVQQFLSESMLYGEWKQILEEKANDHWSSQLDKLTPSDLGDSVADFLKQYWVTEARADQNFLNEIYTETVNTPLITWYKSLEMLSNVDHSDRLSDIDRPVMVIWGGDDAIFQEHPDQDLVKATLSKAQSKSSVPVFFKTYKRAGKDDLEVGHNLHWGLPKHVADDIVSFFQNGQPSLSNLDASVTSDLDLLAN from the coding sequence ATGTCTGTCTTAATCGGTTTTACAAAGCCGGTGGTAGACGGATTTGAAATGGCTAAATCTCGCCTGCAGCTCTCCACAGGTATTTCTATGGCTTATATTGATGCGGGTAATCCAAAAGGAGAGGTGATTTTGCTGTTGCATGGTTATACAGATACCTCAAGGTCGTTTAAAAAGGTGATTGATCAAATAGTCGACCAAGATACATCTTTGCGTATACTAGCGCCTGATTTAAGAGGCCATGGAAGTACTTCAGTACCTGAGAATCAGTCTTATGAAATAGGCGATTTTAGAAATGATATTCTGAGTTTGCTGGCTAAACTAGACATAGATAAAGTGCATCTGGTAGGCCATTCTATGGGGAGTATTATCGCTCAGGATTTTGCTCTGGCTCGGCCTGATAAAGTTGAAGATGTAATTCTTATTGGCACATTCACATGTACAGATAAGAACCCTGTAGTACAGCAGTTTTTAAGTGAAAGCATGCTGTATGGAGAATGGAAGCAAATTCTTGAAGAGAAAGCTAATGATCATTGGAGCAGTCAGTTGGATAAATTGACACCATCGGATTTGGGTGATAGTGTAGCCGATTTCTTAAAGCAATACTGGGTGACCGAAGCCAGAGCAGATCAGAATTTTTTAAATGAAATTTATACTGAAACGGTGAATACACCGCTGATAACCTGGTATAAATCATTGGAGATGCTTTCCAATGTAGATCATAGTGATCGCCTCAGTGACATCGATAGACCTGTAATGGTCATATGGGGTGGTGATGATGCTATTTTTCAAGAACACCCAGATCAGGATTTGGTGAAGGCAACCCTGAGCAAAGCTCAAAGCAAGTCTTCAGTCCCAGTGTTTTTCAAAACGTATAAAAGGGCCGGGAAAGATGATTTAGAGGTCGGCCACAACTTGCATTGGGGACTCCCTAAGCACGTTGCGGATGATATAGTGAGCTTCTTCCAAAATGGTCAGCCATCATTGTCCAATCTTGACGCTTCTGTTACGTCGGACTTAGATTTATTGGCTAATTAA
- a CDS encoding DoxX family protein: MKPLYVLLGSFAISNHIIFIVNKTMNWSLAGNIAMGIMLIFTAIGHFAFTKGMSAMIPDFTPYKAPLVYLTGILEIILAVGLLIPQYRKATGIILIIFFILILPANIKAAVENINYQTGEHDGPGLSYLWIRIPMQVLFIAWVFFCAVKD, translated from the coding sequence ATGAAACCATTATATGTACTCCTAGGCTCATTTGCTATCAGCAACCATATCATTTTCATAGTTAATAAAACCATGAACTGGTCTTTGGCAGGCAATATTGCTATGGGCATTATGCTCATTTTCACGGCTATCGGTCATTTTGCTTTCACCAAGGGCATGTCAGCCATGATTCCTGATTTTACACCTTACAAAGCTCCTTTGGTTTACCTCACCGGGATATTGGAGATAATTCTGGCTGTAGGCCTACTGATTCCTCAATACAGAAAAGCTACCGGTATAATATTGATAATATTCTTCATTCTCATACTACCAGCAAATATTAAAGCTGCCGTTGAAAATATAAATTATCAGACAGGAGAGCATGACGGCCCTGGATTATCATATCTATGGATCAGAATACCCATGCAGGTACTTTTTATAGCATGGGTCTTTTTCTGTGCTGTTAAAGATTAA
- a CDS encoding tetratricopeptide repeat protein, which produces MKVRIIGLLLCLVYQTNTLAQSSMDSLQQELAKAAPKSSQKVDLLNHIGYEYWIIDSKKSIEYAEKSLELAKKLEYLEGRAFAHRVLGVAYWTIGQPRVALENLYAATDEYEVLKDEEGMANAILNTGMVYAEIHDYEKALELYNQVITIFSKLNLTGRVATTYTKLGTLLLEQGYYYDAEKYLQNALDIHTKNNFAYGISEAHNRLGKLYINQGKLELADHHLRISIQKGREANDEDGLISNLILFGKLLRLRGEDEMSDGHLKLALGRADKKALSHYKLEALIELKNLKKQQGFYDSALYYYDSYINLKDSLFNSTKVKQVAAIEFKNELTEQDLELEYLKESDELNNMIKWVLIGGIWIISLLAFFLVKSLKVRSKREKELLKSENDLAMIKLENEKLKQSELSSELHDKNKELTSYALNFVQKNEIFEELQDKLKEIKAAKPQEQEKLLKQMEKILQQNRSVDSEWEDFKVHFEQVHDDFFKSLKSKYPDLSGNDLKVAALCRLNLSIKESSRILGISPESTKTARYRLRKKLDINQEDDLFEFLSSIS; this is translated from the coding sequence ATGAAAGTAAGAATCATCGGTTTGCTCCTCTGTCTGGTATATCAGACTAACACCCTTGCACAGTCTTCAATGGATTCTTTACAGCAAGAATTAGCTAAAGCTGCCCCTAAATCCTCACAAAAAGTAGACTTACTTAACCATATTGGCTATGAATACTGGATTATAGACTCTAAAAAGTCGATCGAGTATGCTGAAAAATCTTTGGAGCTTGCTAAAAAATTAGAATATCTGGAGGGACGTGCTTTTGCTCATAGAGTGCTGGGTGTTGCGTATTGGACTATAGGGCAGCCACGTGTGGCCTTAGAGAACTTATATGCCGCTACTGACGAATATGAAGTGCTCAAGGATGAGGAGGGTATGGCTAATGCTATCTTAAATACGGGAATGGTATATGCCGAAATACATGACTACGAAAAGGCTCTTGAGCTTTATAATCAGGTGATTACCATTTTTTCAAAACTAAATCTCACAGGAAGGGTAGCCACCACTTACACCAAGTTAGGAACACTTCTTTTGGAGCAGGGCTATTACTACGACGCTGAAAAATACCTCCAGAATGCACTGGACATTCATACTAAAAATAACTTTGCCTATGGAATATCAGAAGCTCATAACCGATTAGGAAAGCTATACATCAATCAAGGTAAGTTAGAGCTGGCAGATCATCATTTAAGGATTTCTATCCAAAAAGGCAGGGAAGCTAATGATGAAGATGGGTTGATAAGTAATCTAATCCTCTTTGGTAAACTTTTAAGGCTGCGAGGAGAAGATGAAATGTCAGATGGGCATTTGAAGTTAGCACTGGGGCGGGCCGATAAAAAAGCACTTTCTCATTACAAATTAGAGGCCTTAATAGAGCTGAAAAACCTAAAGAAGCAGCAAGGGTTTTATGATAGTGCACTTTACTATTATGACTCCTACATTAATTTAAAAGATTCACTATTTAACAGTACTAAGGTGAAACAGGTGGCAGCAATTGAGTTTAAAAATGAATTGACTGAGCAAGATTTAGAACTTGAATACCTAAAGGAAAGTGATGAGCTCAACAACATGATAAAATGGGTACTAATCGGAGGTATATGGATAATATCACTGTTAGCCTTTTTTCTGGTGAAGAGTTTGAAGGTGCGAAGTAAAAGGGAAAAAGAACTTTTAAAGTCAGAAAACGATCTGGCCATGATAAAGCTGGAAAATGAAAAGCTTAAGCAATCTGAATTATCTAGTGAACTTCACGATAAAAACAAGGAGCTCACCTCATATGCGCTAAACTTTGTTCAGAAGAATGAAATTTTTGAAGAGCTACAGGATAAGCTGAAAGAGATTAAAGCAGCCAAACCTCAGGAGCAGGAGAAACTTCTCAAGCAAATGGAAAAGATTCTTCAGCAGAACAGATCTGTGGATAGTGAATGGGAAGATTTTAAAGTTCACTTTGAACAGGTCCATGATGATTTTTTCAAGTCATTAAAAAGCAAATATCCAGACCTAAGTGGTAATGATCTCAAAGTGGCGGCCCTGTGTCGTTTGAATTTATCCATCAAAGAGTCATCCCGTATTCTGGGCATTTCACCCGAAAGCACTAAAACAGCACGATATAGATTAAGAAAAAAGCTGGATATTAACCAGGAAGACGACTTGTTTGAGTTTCTGTCATCCATTTCTTAG
- a CDS encoding Crp/Fnr family transcriptional regulator has protein sequence MEQIRSEFEVHGPMPDNDWQLFASKLKKVELKAKKPLLNVGKIENYLSFIESGTVRLYIPQDENDLTFGFVFEGGFVSAYDSFLTRTPSLYAIESITTTVLWRISYDNLQTIYQETSVGNLIGRKASENLFLIKSRRELSFLTQSAEERYLSLFSERPELIRQIPLKYIASYIGVTPQALSRIRKRIS, from the coding sequence GTGGAGCAGATAAGGAGTGAGTTTGAAGTGCATGGCCCTATGCCAGATAATGATTGGCAGCTATTCGCCAGCAAGCTGAAAAAAGTGGAACTGAAAGCTAAAAAGCCCTTACTAAACGTTGGAAAGATCGAGAATTACCTGTCATTTATAGAGAGTGGCACCGTACGTCTTTACATTCCACAAGATGAAAATGATCTTACATTCGGTTTTGTCTTCGAAGGAGGATTTGTAAGCGCTTATGATTCCTTTCTTACTCGCACGCCATCATTGTATGCCATAGAAAGCATCACTACAACTGTCTTATGGAGAATTAGTTATGATAATTTACAAACCATTTATCAAGAGACTAGCGTAGGCAATCTCATCGGGAGAAAAGCCAGTGAGAATCTGTTTCTCATTAAATCCAGAAGAGAACTATCATTCTTAACCCAAAGTGCGGAAGAAAGATATCTGAGTCTTTTCTCCGAAAGGCCAGAACTCATCAGACAGATTCCGTTAAAATATATAGCCAGTTATATTGGAGTAACTCCCCAAGCATTAAGCAGAATAAGGAAGCGCATTTCTTAA
- a CDS encoding sterol desaturase family protein: MESLSNLPTPIELVLDSVSLIVFAMYGSLMLWEALFPARQLPYVKNWKLRGMVSFAIFFFLSSYLPMIWDQYLAEYQVFDLTALGSWWGAIVGIMIYELGLYAWHFAMHKNDNLWKVFHQMHHSAERLDTYGAFYFSPMDMIGFTFLGSLCLVVLAGFTPEASTLIILGTTFLSVFQHSNIETPEWIGYFIQRPEAHALHHARGIHAYNYSDISLYDIIFGTFKNPKGFENETGFYDGASARIKDMLMFKDVSDQSAKS, encoded by the coding sequence ATGGAAAGTTTGAGTAATCTACCGACGCCAATAGAGTTGGTATTGGATTCGGTGTCTTTAATTGTATTTGCTATGTATGGTAGTCTTATGTTGTGGGAAGCTTTGTTTCCTGCACGTCAGTTGCCCTATGTTAAAAATTGGAAGCTGAGGGGTATGGTTTCATTTGCCATTTTCTTCTTTTTGTCTTCTTATTTACCAATGATCTGGGATCAGTATCTGGCCGAGTATCAGGTGTTTGACCTTACAGCTTTGGGGAGCTGGTGGGGTGCTATTGTAGGTATTATGATCTATGAGTTGGGTTTATATGCCTGGCATTTTGCGATGCACAAAAATGATAATTTGTGGAAGGTCTTTCATCAGATGCATCATAGTGCCGAGCGCCTGGATACTTATGGCGCTTTTTATTTCAGTCCTATGGATATGATTGGCTTCACATTTCTGGGTAGTTTATGCTTGGTGGTTTTAGCTGGTTTCACGCCGGAAGCATCTACACTTATTATATTGGGAACCACCTTCTTATCGGTATTTCAGCATAGTAACATTGAAACCCCTGAATGGATCGGTTATTTTATACAAAGACCAGAGGCCCATGCATTGCATCATGCCAGAGGAATTCACGCTTATAATTACTCTGACATATCGCTATATGACATCATTTTCGGCACCTTTAAAAATCCTAAAGGCTTTGAAAATGAAACAGGCTTTTATGATGGTGCCTCTGCCAGAATAAAAGATATGCTGATGTTTAAGGATGTTTCAGATCAGTCTGCAAAGTCATGA
- a CDS encoding amidohydrolase family protein → MKYLYLSVLLCIAGMVGAQDKKEWNVAEPEGEWNFKEMELSTTEGTWMNLDVSPDGSQITFDLLGDIYIMPAAGGKATALRSGLPFEVQPRFSPDGKKISFTSDAGGGDNIWVMNTDGSDAKQITKEDFRLLNNAVWTPDGDYLIARKHFTSGRSLGAGEMWMYHITGGSGMQLTKRKNDQQDVNEPYVSPNGKYLYYCEDVYPGGYFQYNKDPNSQIYAVKRYGIEDGETTTITGGPGGACRPTISNNGKYLAFVKRVRTKTVLFLHDLATGEEWPIYDKLNKDQQEAWAIFGTYPNFDWSPDDQYIYFWAEGKIKKLNVSTLQVADIPFEVQNTIKIAEALKFKRDIDSDEFEVKDIRNAITSPDGKWLVFNALGHLYKKELPNGAPMRITTAKEFEFEPVFSADGSTLVYVTWDDEAMGAVKKISLKGKKKEPVSITNEKGIYRTPAISPDGKRVVFVKESGNSILGGTFDKNSGIYTISADGGQAKLVTEDGEYPQFSVKGDRIFFQTGGYFFGNLTKRLKSVNLAGNDEHTHVESKYANRLIPSPDNKWVAFINLHKAYIAPLPLTGKTLDIDPNSKSVPVAPITRDAGINLHWSADSKKIHWTLGDEYFTNDIKERFTFLEGSPDSIPPIDTVGVKVALNARSFNPDGYVAFTGATIITMEGEQVIENGIIVINGNKIEAIGDASTAIPAGAKVYDVKGKTIMPGLVDVHAHVSAFGYGITPQKHWPLYANLAYGVTTAHDPSANTETVFALSELIKSGEMSGPRLFSTGIILYGADGDFKAKINNLEDARSALRRTKAFGAFSVKSYNQPRRNQRQQVIQAARELNMLVVPEGGSTFYHNMSMIMDGHTGIEHNIPVAPVYKDVLELWGNSNTGYTPTLIVNYGGLNGEYYFYQNYNVWEDEKLLTFYPRGMIDSRSRYRTMAPEEEYKNGHILVSETCKALADNGVKVNLGAHGQLHGLGAHWELWMLKQGGMSNMEALKAATINGANYLGIDEQVGSLKEGKLADLIVLDKNPLQGITNSNTVIYTMVNGRLYDANTMNELGNHEKSRTKFYWENNKYNQAFDWHETAESYMKVGCSCEADH, encoded by the coding sequence ATGAAATACTTATACCTCAGTGTGTTATTATGCATCGCCGGTATGGTAGGCGCCCAGGACAAGAAAGAATGGAATGTAGCCGAACCTGAAGGTGAGTGGAATTTTAAAGAAATGGAACTTTCTACCACAGAAGGGACCTGGATGAATCTGGATGTTAGTCCTGATGGTAGTCAGATCACTTTTGACTTACTCGGTGATATCTACATTATGCCAGCCGCGGGAGGAAAGGCAACGGCCCTAAGATCAGGTTTGCCCTTCGAAGTGCAGCCTCGCTTTAGCCCGGATGGCAAGAAAATATCGTTCACCAGCGATGCCGGTGGAGGAGATAATATCTGGGTAATGAATACAGATGGATCTGACGCTAAGCAGATTACAAAAGAAGATTTTAGGCTGCTAAATAATGCTGTCTGGACTCCTGATGGTGATTATCTTATTGCCAGAAAGCACTTTACCTCTGGCCGTAGTTTAGGTGCTGGTGAAATGTGGATGTACCACATTACAGGCGGTAGTGGTATGCAGCTTACCAAAAGAAAGAATGATCAGCAAGATGTAAATGAGCCGTATGTGTCGCCAAATGGCAAATATTTATATTACTGTGAAGATGTTTATCCAGGGGGTTATTTTCAGTATAACAAAGACCCTAATAGCCAGATATATGCTGTAAAACGCTATGGAATTGAAGATGGTGAAACTACAACCATCACCGGCGGACCAGGTGGTGCCTGCAGACCTACCATTTCTAATAATGGTAAATATTTAGCTTTCGTAAAGCGAGTAAGAACTAAAACCGTACTCTTTCTTCATGACCTGGCTACAGGTGAAGAATGGCCTATTTATGACAAATTAAATAAGGATCAGCAAGAGGCATGGGCTATTTTTGGTACTTACCCTAACTTCGATTGGTCTCCAGATGATCAGTATATCTATTTCTGGGCTGAAGGTAAAATCAAAAAGCTTAATGTAAGTACACTTCAAGTTGCAGATATACCTTTTGAAGTACAAAATACGATTAAAATAGCCGAAGCACTCAAGTTTAAAAGAGATATTGACTCTGATGAATTTGAGGTGAAAGATATCAGAAATGCTATCACGTCCCCTGATGGTAAATGGCTGGTATTTAATGCTCTAGGGCATCTTTATAAAAAAGAATTACCTAACGGCGCTCCCATGAGAATTACCACGGCCAAGGAGTTTGAGTTTGAGCCAGTCTTCTCGGCTGACGGCAGTACCCTGGTTTATGTAACATGGGATGATGAAGCTATGGGAGCTGTAAAGAAGATCTCATTAAAAGGTAAAAAGAAAGAGCCAGTTAGTATCACCAATGAAAAGGGGATATACCGTACTCCTGCGATCTCTCCAGATGGCAAAAGGGTGGTTTTTGTGAAAGAATCAGGCAACAGCATTTTGGGTGGCACATTTGATAAAAACTCGGGGATCTATACTATTTCAGCGGATGGGGGGCAAGCTAAGCTGGTGACAGAAGATGGTGAGTATCCTCAGTTCAGTGTAAAAGGAGATCGTATTTTCTTCCAAACGGGTGGTTATTTCTTCGGAAACTTAACTAAAAGGCTGAAAAGTGTGAATCTGGCAGGTAATGATGAGCATACACATGTGGAGTCTAAGTATGCCAACCGTCTTATTCCAAGTCCGGATAATAAGTGGGTGGCATTCATTAACTTACATAAAGCATACATTGCGCCGCTTCCTTTAACTGGTAAAACGCTGGACATTGATCCTAATAGTAAATCTGTGCCAGTTGCTCCTATCACGCGTGATGCCGGCATTAACCTCCATTGGTCAGCCGATAGCAAGAAAATCCATTGGACTTTAGGTGACGAATACTTTACCAATGACATCAAAGAAAGATTTACCTTCCTTGAAGGTTCTCCAGACAGCATTCCTCCCATTGATACAGTAGGAGTGAAGGTGGCACTGAATGCCAGATCTTTTAATCCTGATGGATATGTAGCTTTTACTGGGGCTACCATTATCACCATGGAAGGTGAGCAGGTAATTGAAAATGGTATAATCGTTATTAATGGCAATAAAATAGAAGCCATTGGCGATGCTTCTACCGCTATTCCTGCAGGAGCTAAGGTGTATGATGTGAAGGGCAAAACCATCATGCCTGGGTTGGTAGATGTGCATGCTCACGTAAGTGCTTTTGGTTATGGTATCACACCGCAAAAACACTGGCCTCTATATGCGAATCTGGCCTATGGTGTTACTACTGCGCATGATCCTTCGGCCAATACTGAAACAGTTTTTGCCTTATCAGAGCTGATCAAGTCTGGGGAAATGAGCGGTCCAAGACTGTTCTCAACAGGTATTATCCTTTATGGTGCCGATGGCGATTTTAAAGCGAAGATCAATAACCTTGAAGACGCTCGCTCCGCATTGAGAAGAACTAAAGCTTTCGGCGCTTTTTCAGTGAAGAGTTATAACCAGCCTAGAAGAAACCAAAGACAGCAGGTAATTCAAGCTGCCAGAGAGCTAAACATGCTTGTGGTGCCTGAAGGTGGCTCCACTTTCTATCATAACATGAGCATGATCATGGACGGGCACACTGGAATAGAACATAACATTCCAGTAGCACCAGTTTACAAGGATGTTTTAGAGCTTTGGGGAAATAGCAATACAGGTTATACACCAACTTTGATTGTAAATTACGGAGGTCTGAATGGTGAGTATTATTTCTATCAGAACTATAATGTTTGGGAAGATGAGAAACTCCTTACTTTCTATCCTAGAGGAATGATTGATTCCAGGTCCCGATACAGAACTATGGCACCTGAAGAGGAATATAAAAATGGCCATATTCTGGTTTCAGAAACCTGTAAAGCATTAGCTGATAATGGTGTGAAAGTGAACCTTGGAGCCCACGGACAGCTTCATGGCCTGGGCGCTCACTGGGAACTGTGGATGCTAAAGCAAGGGGGAATGAGTAATATGGAAGCTTTAAAGGCCGCCACTATTAACGGAGCAAACTATCTGGGTATTGATGAGCAAGTTGGATCATTGAAAGAAGGTAAACTTGCTGATCTAATTGTTTTGGATAAGAATCCTCTTCAAGGTATAACTAACAGTAATACAGTTATATACACTATGGTTAATGGCCGTTTATATGATGCCAACACCATGAATGAATTGGGAAATCACGAGAAATCCAGGACTAAATTCTACTGGGAAAACAATAAGTACAACCAAGCTTTCGATTGGCACGAAACTGCTGAAAGCTATATGAAAGTAGGATGTAGCTGTGAAGCTGATCATTAA
- a CDS encoding sialate O-acetylesterase: protein MKTDILVKLKSNLPSMPRLYLIVLFSLIFITAPSMVSAQLSLPEIFSDNMVLQRDKEIPLWGSAAAGSLITVELNGVRQSTTSNADKSWELHFPKQKAGGPHLLTIYQDSIAAISFKNVLIGDVWVASGQSNMEWQVQQAKDASEEIKNAQHPEIRYFKVDHAKRTQPQADVAGGSWQAIDSNTVKEFSAVAYYFSRKIQKDINIPIGIIQSTWGGTPVEAWTSKEQLLSSPAARNRTLANDTISEEHFVKDSLDLIRFWNIVYTPEKKVQKEIIKRNYNDEDWSIIKMPSTLKDGAISYYEGIVWLRKEVTIPQSMMGKDLTISLGHPEMNYTLFFNEERICKNVWNANETHDYPIPKTLAKKHKNIITIRMAYLWGGGGFNPPADEMYISDGDSKITLSGDWKYKKGLEPAIPEIMNYHQYPSFLYNGMINPIIPYGIKGFIWYQGENNVEAASDYAELFSLLISDWRIKWQQGYLPFIYVQLANYMKENEKPSESDWALLREAQTKTLKQPNTAMACIIDIGEAASIHPLNKQEVGRRLALLAESMVYQQKVQAYGPIYKNHKIEKGKIIISFSEIADGLAISEGTELKGFAIAGADQKFYWAKAEIRENEIVVSSDDVPNPIVVRYNWADNPNGNLTNSSGLPAIPFRTDDWVKKEKSGADKE, encoded by the coding sequence ATGAAAACAGATATTTTAGTAAAACTTAAATCGAATCTTCCATCTATGCCCCGGCTCTATCTCATCGTATTGTTCTCATTAATATTCATAACTGCCCCATCTATGGTAAGTGCTCAACTATCATTACCTGAAATTTTTAGTGACAACATGGTTCTGCAGAGAGATAAGGAAATTCCGCTTTGGGGCAGCGCGGCTGCTGGGTCACTCATTACAGTAGAACTTAATGGCGTTCGACAATCTACCACTTCAAACGCTGACAAAAGCTGGGAGCTTCATTTTCCAAAACAAAAGGCCGGTGGTCCACACTTGCTCACCATATATCAGGATTCAATAGCAGCCATTTCCTTCAAAAATGTGCTCATTGGAGATGTTTGGGTGGCTTCAGGACAATCCAATATGGAATGGCAAGTACAACAAGCCAAAGATGCTTCAGAAGAAATCAAAAATGCTCAACATCCTGAAATACGCTATTTCAAGGTTGATCATGCGAAAAGGACACAGCCTCAGGCTGATGTAGCTGGTGGATCCTGGCAAGCGATAGATAGCAATACGGTTAAGGAATTTTCGGCTGTAGCCTACTATTTTAGCAGAAAGATTCAAAAAGACATCAACATCCCCATTGGCATCATACAATCGACCTGGGGCGGAACCCCGGTTGAGGCCTGGACCAGCAAGGAGCAATTACTTTCTTCTCCTGCTGCCCGGAACAGAACGTTGGCCAATGACACCATTTCTGAGGAGCATTTCGTTAAAGATAGCTTGGACTTGATCAGGTTCTGGAATATTGTCTATACCCCTGAGAAAAAAGTGCAGAAAGAGATTATAAAACGAAACTATAATGACGAGGACTGGTCCATTATAAAAATGCCCTCTACGCTAAAAGATGGAGCAATTTCTTATTACGAGGGCATAGTTTGGCTAAGAAAAGAGGTCACTATACCTCAATCTATGATGGGTAAAGACCTGACCATCAGCCTCGGGCATCCTGAAATGAACTACACACTATTTTTTAATGAAGAAAGAATCTGCAAAAATGTGTGGAATGCTAACGAAACACATGATTACCCCATTCCCAAAACCCTGGCTAAAAAGCATAAGAATATCATTACTATTAGAATGGCCTATTTGTGGGGTGGTGGCGGTTTCAATCCACCAGCAGATGAAATGTACATTTCTGATGGAGATAGCAAAATAACCCTCAGCGGCGACTGGAAATACAAAAAAGGTTTGGAGCCTGCTATTCCTGAGATAATGAATTATCATCAATACCCGTCCTTTTTATATAACGGCATGATCAACCCCATTATTCCATATGGCATTAAGGGCTTTATCTGGTATCAAGGGGAGAACAATGTGGAAGCCGCTAGCGATTATGCAGAGCTATTTTCGCTGCTCATTAGTGACTGGCGAATAAAATGGCAGCAAGGTTATCTACCTTTTATATACGTGCAGCTAGCCAACTACATGAAGGAGAATGAAAAACCATCTGAGAGTGATTGGGCGCTGTTAAGAGAGGCTCAAACCAAAACACTCAAACAACCTAATACTGCAATGGCTTGTATTATAGACATTGGTGAGGCAGCGTCTATCCACCCTCTAAATAAGCAGGAAGTAGGCCGCAGGCTGGCATTGCTGGCGGAAAGCATGGTCTACCAGCAAAAAGTACAGGCCTACGGCCCGATATATAAAAATCATAAAATTGAAAAAGGTAAGATTATCATCAGTTTCTCTGAAATAGCAGATGGTCTTGCCATCAGTGAAGGGACAGAGTTAAAGGGTTTTGCCATAGCCGGAGCAGACCAAAAATTTTATTGGGCTAAGGCCGAAATCAGAGAAAACGAGATAGTGGTATCTAGCGATGATGTTCCAAATCCTATTGTGGTGAGATACAATTGGGCTGATAACCCCAATGGTAATCTGACCAACAGCAGCGGACTACCTGCGATACCTTTTAGAACTGATGACTGGGTTAAAAAAGAAAAAAGTGGAGCAGATAAGGAGTGA